From Methanomicrobia archaeon, a single genomic window includes:
- a CDS encoding 5,10-methylenetetrahydrofolate reductase translates to MPDEIYSDLMRELSEGRFVFTGELEPEKAGECEEPIAAARDLIGLVTACNVTDNPQSFAYVNSLAASYKIQSDTGMECVYQLRCADRNRMALLSDILGASTLGIKNILALAGDHVSLGDTPDTKPVFDLDSTTLIHLIRQMVDEGKDLRGNKIHNPPKLHVGGAAAPGAAHLKAEVAKVKRKINVGVEYIQTQVVYYQDILDKFFNELGKTDVPVLVGIFPAKSFGAADFFDKYVAGVDVPPDYLANLKTTKEIADKEKRKAEVDRINVEFFTDFLEYLKGTPAAGCHMMAVGYPRIIGPLKKVME, encoded by the coding sequence ATGCCTGACGAAATTTATAGCGACTTGATGCGGGAATTGAGCGAGGGGAGATTCGTCTTCACGGGTGAGCTGGAGCCGGAGAAGGCGGGCGAGTGTGAGGAGCCCATCGCGGCGGCAAGGGACCTGATCGGCCTCGTGACCGCCTGTAACGTGACGGACAACCCGCAGAGCTTCGCGTACGTGAACAGCCTCGCGGCATCCTACAAGATCCAGTCTGATACGGGCATGGAGTGCGTCTACCAGCTCAGGTGTGCAGACCGGAACCGCATGGCGCTGCTGTCCGATATCCTCGGTGCTAGTACCCTGGGGATCAAGAACATCCTGGCGCTTGCGGGCGATCACGTTTCACTGGGTGACACCCCGGATACGAAGCCGGTCTTCGATCTCGACTCGACCACGCTGATCCACCTGATCAGGCAGATGGTGGACGAGGGGAAGGATCTTCGCGGCAACAAGATACACAACCCGCCAAAACTGCACGTCGGCGGTGCCGCTGCCCCGGGCGCGGCACACCTGAAGGCCGAGGTCGCCAAGGTGAAGCGGAAGATCAACGTCGGCGTGGAGTACATCCAGACGCAGGTCGTGTACTACCAGGATATTCTCGATAAGTTCTTTAACGAGTTGGGCAAGACTGATGTCCCGGTTCTGGTCGGTATCTTTCCGGCGAAGAGTTTCGGCGCGGCCGATTTCTTCGACAAGTACGTCGCAGGTGTCGATGTCCCGCCAGACTACCTGGCGAATCTGAAGACGACGAAGGAGATCGCGGATAAAGAGAAGCGGAAAGCGGAAGTAGACCGGATCAATGTCGAGTTCTTCACCGACTTCCTCGAGTACCTGAAGGGCACACCGGCGGCTGGCTGCCACATGAT